One genomic segment of Alkalimarinus alittae includes these proteins:
- a CDS encoding helix-turn-helix transcriptional regulator: MLLKTRFYLPPLREQSVLRNTLIDKLNQSTGGQLVLISAPAGYGKSTLVSQWLHHTPHTFAWLTLDKTHNSPLQFWRYILNALQGIQPTVGVEAKAMIESNRSQSLSDVVISLLNDLDQLSSHSDSTQAVSLVLDDFHLLENKQLISLISLFLDHLPSGIRLVITSREEPSLSLARRRANNQLVEFNIKDLAFNYDESSDFFTHSMALKLAPDTISSLHKGTEGWIAGLQLAALSIQGSHSDLDKNRAEALIKHSSLDRHIEDYLFEEVFSQQAENVQLFLMLTSAPSRFCAGLANALTSNHNSQSLLLTLEQANLFLVPLDNHRTWYRYHDLFRQFLLQRLKQLPLTKQADCHRSAGDWFEQFGYIEEAIEQHIINENWEKSVCLINEVLANIEGLPDASQLTRWTSLLPGALSAPITARLKSASQELAIEIEHQASTPVNEVLIQGATPLTQRESEVLSLVTQGLSNKLIAEKLHISLNTLKVHIRNLYGKIGVESRTQALVKINQHSSE, from the coding sequence ATGCTATTAAAAACGCGTTTTTACTTACCTCCATTGCGAGAGCAATCGGTACTCCGTAACACCCTAATAGATAAGCTCAACCAATCTACCGGCGGACAATTGGTTCTAATCTCCGCGCCTGCAGGGTACGGAAAGTCGACATTAGTGAGCCAATGGCTGCACCATACGCCTCACACATTTGCCTGGCTTACGCTCGATAAAACCCATAACTCTCCCTTACAGTTTTGGCGTTATATTCTAAATGCTCTACAAGGTATTCAACCTACTGTAGGCGTAGAAGCTAAGGCTATGATTGAAAGCAACCGTAGCCAAAGTTTATCTGATGTGGTTATTTCTTTGCTTAATGATCTCGACCAATTAAGCAGTCATAGCGACTCGACACAGGCAGTATCACTTGTTCTCGACGATTTCCATCTTCTTGAGAACAAACAACTCATTAGCCTGATATCCCTGTTTTTAGACCACCTTCCGTCCGGTATTCGTCTAGTCATTACCTCTAGGGAAGAGCCATCACTGTCGCTTGCCAGACGTAGAGCCAATAACCAACTGGTTGAATTCAACATCAAAGATTTAGCCTTCAATTATGATGAATCCAGCGACTTTTTTACCCATTCAATGGCACTCAAACTTGCACCCGACACTATCTCGTCTTTACATAAGGGCACAGAAGGCTGGATTGCGGGGCTGCAATTAGCCGCGTTATCTATTCAAGGCAGCCACAGCGATCTCGACAAAAACAGAGCTGAAGCACTGATTAAGCACTCTAGTCTAGACCGTCATATAGAAGACTACTTATTCGAAGAGGTGTTCTCTCAACAAGCTGAAAATGTTCAGTTGTTTTTAATGCTGACATCGGCTCCAAGCCGTTTTTGTGCAGGCCTCGCAAACGCACTCACTTCAAACCACAACAGCCAGAGTCTATTACTCACACTAGAACAGGCTAATCTGTTCTTGGTGCCGCTCGATAATCACCGCACCTGGTATCGCTATCACGATCTTTTCAGGCAATTCCTTTTGCAACGATTGAAACAACTCCCTTTAACCAAACAAGCTGACTGTCACCGCAGTGCAGGAGACTGGTTCGAACAGTTTGGCTACATTGAAGAGGCGATAGAACAGCACATTATCAATGAGAATTGGGAAAAGTCGGTGTGCCTCATTAATGAGGTGTTGGCCAATATCGAAGGCTTACCTGACGCTAGCCAGCTAACCCGCTGGACGAGCCTTCTTCCTGGTGCGCTATCAGCGCCCATTACAGCACGGCTAAAATCAGCTAGCCAAGAGCTAGCTATTGAAATAGAACACCAAGCCAGTACACCAGTGAATGAAGTACTGATTCAGGGGGCAACACCCTTAACTCAACGAGAAAGCGAGGTGCTTTCGCTGGTGACGCAGGGCCTATCCAATAAACTCATTGCCGAAAAGCTCCACATATCCCTCAACACACTTAAAGTCCATATTCGCAATTTGTACGGAAAAATAGGTGTTGAAAGCCGTACTCAGGCACTCGTTAAAATCAATCAGCACAGCAGCGAATAG
- a CDS encoding AraC family transcriptional regulator, which yields MSHRKLNRKAACSATVNARGDVRIGAIQALPDVLAEQGCNPEQVFAQVGLDLSLFDDAENRAQIDVLGHLLAECVAQTGCEHFGLLVAGRFDLSGFGMLGDLLRNAPTLGGAMRSLVQFFHLEDRAAAPLLLTPWPDEVLLGYSIFSHSTPATDQIEEVSIAIAYRMLAELYGPGCKVSKVTFSCRRPRDIAPYRRFFQSGVSFDADVCGIVFPEHWLEKTVQGANATRYESIVRAFQREANLAPMTLADKTECILPQLILSGNASTAAITQLLAIQERTLRRKLSKEGKNLRQLINNSRSEIAKKLLHNTELSVTAIALSLHYDDPNVFSRAFHNWEGICPTEWRAQQRNHVD from the coding sequence TTGAGTCATCGCAAATTAAACAGAAAAGCAGCCTGCTCTGCGACGGTTAATGCGCGTGGGGATGTACGAATCGGTGCGATTCAGGCTTTGCCTGATGTTCTAGCTGAACAGGGCTGCAATCCAGAGCAAGTATTTGCACAAGTCGGGTTGGATCTAAGTCTGTTCGATGATGCGGAAAACCGAGCCCAAATAGATGTGCTTGGACATTTGCTTGCCGAGTGTGTTGCGCAAACTGGCTGTGAGCATTTTGGCCTGTTGGTTGCTGGTCGCTTTGATCTGAGCGGGTTTGGTATGCTCGGTGACTTGTTGCGTAACGCGCCAACACTGGGGGGGGCAATGCGAAGCCTTGTGCAGTTCTTTCATTTAGAAGATCGGGCTGCAGCACCTCTATTGCTTACACCTTGGCCGGATGAGGTTTTACTCGGATACTCGATATTCAGCCATAGCACACCGGCGACTGACCAGATTGAGGAGGTCTCCATCGCTATTGCTTACCGCATGCTCGCAGAGCTTTATGGCCCTGGATGCAAGGTATCGAAGGTGACCTTTTCGTGTCGACGGCCACGTGATATTGCACCTTATCGCCGATTTTTTCAGTCAGGAGTAAGCTTCGATGCTGATGTTTGCGGCATCGTTTTTCCAGAGCATTGGCTCGAAAAAACGGTTCAAGGGGCCAATGCCACTCGTTACGAGAGCATAGTCCGAGCATTTCAGCGAGAAGCAAACTTAGCACCAATGACGCTTGCTGATAAGACGGAATGCATTCTTCCTCAGTTGATTTTGAGCGGTAATGCATCGACTGCAGCGATCACTCAGCTCTTAGCAATCCAGGAGCGGACGCTGCGTCGAAAGCTGTCAAAGGAGGGAAAGAACCTACGACAACTCATCAATAACTCGCGGTCCGAGATCGCTAAGAAATTATTGCATAATACCGAGTTGTCGGTAACCGCTATTGCTCTGTCGTTGCACTACGACGATCCTAATGTCTTTTCACGGGCCTTCCATAATTGGGAGGGCATATGCCCGACAGAGTGGCGCGCACAACAGAGAAATCATGTGGACTAA